The genomic window ATCTAAAGCAAAATGGATATCACTACATATTTTTGCCATTTTCTCTAAAAGTGCTTTCAAGCTTTGTGGGGCTCAAACGCCAAAGCGCTTCAACTGCTTTTAATGAGCTTATAAAAGATGACATCATAAGAAAGATCACACCACACGAGTTTTTAATAATTGATTATGAAAAACTTGAAAGTTACACAAACTAAAAATCAAAAATTTTTATAATAGCTAGCAAAGAGTAGTCTTAGAGGATTAGTCTTTGCCAAGAAGCAAAGACTAAAAATTTTTAAGCTTTTTTCTTCATATCAAATTTATTAGCCATAAAGCCAACTAAACCAACAAAGAAAAGTCCGCCACAGATATTACCAAGTGTAACTGGAACTAAGTTTTTACCGATAAAATTTCCCCAGTTTAAAACTTCTAGTTTTTCAGCCGTAATGCCATGTCCTAGAGCCGTAGCCGCAGCAGCGATATCTCCGCCGTTTGCTGCTATATAGTGAGCTTTTGAGATGATGGCTTCAGTGATGATAAACATATTTGCCACGCAGTGCTCCATGGAGCAAGCCACAAATGCGCCTATCATCCACATAATGGCAAAGAATTTACCAGATAGATTGCTCTCACTTGTCGCAGTCCAAATAGACATACAAACAAAGACGTTACAAAAAATTCCGCGGATAAATAGCTCATGAAATGGTGCTGTGATCTTGCCAATACCAGCTGGTATAAAGTGCTGCAAGATGTAGCCATCATACTTTAGTGGCAAGCCTGAGTAGTAGTACATATAAGCGATTAATGCGCCGCCAACGAAGTTAAATATCCAAACGATAGCCCAGTATCCGATAGTCT from Campylobacter concisus includes these protein-coding regions:
- a CDS encoding formate/nitrite transporter family protein: MLNPAETAQAVSSSMEHKAHMPLTSIVFLAIMSGAAIAMGDIFWAHSTVGMAENQSIGLSNFIGGITFSCGLMMVVFYGGHLFTSSVLSGVSAYEGKLKLGKTIGYWAIVWIFNFVGGALIAYMYYYSGLPLKYDGYILQHFIPAGIGKITAPFHELFIRGIFCNVFVCMSIWTATSESNLSGKFFAIMWMIGAFVACSMEHCVANMFIITEAIISKAHYIAANGGDIAAAATALGHGITAEKLEVLNWGNFIGKNLVPVTLGNICGGLFFVGLVGFMANKFDMKKKA